Within the Chlorocebus sabaeus isolate Y175 chromosome 7, mChlSab1.0.hap1, whole genome shotgun sequence genome, the region CAGAAATagcaactgaattttttttttctttcttttttttttttttgagacggagtcttgctctgtagcccgggctggactgcagtggccggatctcagctcactgcaagctccgcctcccgggtttacgccattctcctgcctcagcctccggagtagctgggactacaggcgcccgccacctcgcccggctagtttttttgtatttttagtagagacggggtttcaccgtgttagccaggatggtttcgatctcctgacctcgtgatccgcccgtctcggcctcccaaagtgctgggattacaggcttgagccaccgcgcccggccttgaatttttttttcttagtacagaGGATTGCATCACAGATacatttaatttacataaattcaAGTAGTTCTTTTATGTTATTACAATACTATAAAATGATACTTTGTAAAGATACTTTTTATTATGTACTCCATACTTTGTAcaataatatgtaataatatcTCTACACCACataggaatatatttttttaagttcagtaTATTTTATGATCTAATGAAgaagtttcaaaaataattttgattatacTAAAATTTAATAGTTGATTTCAGACCCTGACCCCAACATATAATTTAATTCAACTAGGTGATTATTTCAGATACTCAATTTCTTATGTGAATTCTGTCCTGCAGTTTAAAACTTTCATAAATCTTTTCTGGTTATCTCGTtttagtagtaaaaaaaaaaaagcaataataataaaataaaagaactcaAAACCCCTACCTTCATTCACATGTAATAGTCTTCTTGCTCACTGTTAGGTTTAGAAAATTTTAGCTTTTCGGCGCATGAGGCGTTTTTGCCTGTCACCACTGAGTCGTGCAGAGGCGGAGGCCTGGGTGAATTCAAGATTCGGCTTCACCCGTAACCCACCGCCATGGCCGAGGAAGGCGTTGCTGCTGGAGGTGTAATGGCCATTAATACTGCTTTACAAGAGGTGCTGAAGACCGCCCTCATCTACCATGGCCTAGCATGTGGAATTCACGAAGCTGCCAAAGGATTAGACAAGCACCAAGCCCACCTTTGTGTGCTTGCATCCAACTGTGATGAGCCTATGTATGTCAAGTTGGTGGAGGCCCTTTGTGCTGAACACCAAATCAACCTAATTAATGTTGATGACAACAAGAAACTAGAGGAAAGGGTAGGTCTCTGTACAATTGACAGAGAGGGGAAACCCCATAAAGTGGTTGGCTGCAGTTGTGTAGTAGTTAAGGACTATGGCTAGGAGTCTCAGGCCAAGGATGTCATCGAAGAGTACTTCACAtgcaagaaatgaagaaataaatctttGGCTCACacgcacaaaaaaaaaaaaaaaaaaaaaaaaaaaaaaaagaaagaaagaaaaaaagaaaatttgagctTTTCCATGATTGTAAAACTAGGAACTTGAATTTGTGTCATGGTATTTCAAATTCTTAACTCTAGAACATGATCAGCTAAATCAATAGTCTTGTTCATCCACTGAGCTACTTTGCCATGTTCCTGAAagcttttagttaaaaaaaaaaaaaaaaaaaaaggctgtcatAGGAATCTAGACCATCTGGCAAGTCAATATATTCATACTTGGGGGAAAATTCAGTGAAGGTTATGAAAAGTAGCAAAATATGCtgccccaaaatatgccacttggCATATTGATGATTTTGAACTGAAGACAATTGGAAGCAGATACAAGGCAAGCTCTAAGCAGACTATAAATTTACAAAGGtatcccctctctcctctctattAGGAAAAATAGAAGTTAATCACCAGGGACAACTTTAAACATTTATCGGCCTGGAGATGGCACCAGAAGAATCCACATAATAAACATTACTAACTACAGT harbors:
- the LOC119621066 gene encoding small ribosomal subunit protein eS12-like yields the protein MAEEGVAAGGVMAINTALQEVLKTALIYHGLACGIHEAAKGLDKHQAHLCVLASNCDEPMYVKLVEALCAEHQINLINVDDNKKLEERVGLCTIDREGKPHKVVGCSCVVVKDYG